The genomic DNA CAAATCTTCGAGGAGCCGTATATCAAGGATTTCGCTGCGGGCAGTGTAGATGCCTGGATGGGCAGAGCTGGCTTTCAGGACGTGCAGACCGATAGCCACTGGTGGGTGAATCAGGTGACACGCGGAGTCAAGCCGCTGCCCTATCAGAAAGTTTCGTTTGAATCCGCCGAATCGGTGCTGGAAGGTAAGGGAGCCTGGGCGACGGGTTCTTGAGAGATTATCGGACGACGAAATTCCATACGATAGCGGTATAGCGCAACCGGACGCGAAGCCCCCAGTGGATTGTCGGCGGGAAGGGTTTTAAAGTAGTCCGGGTCTTGGGGCGAAAGGTAAACGGCTGTCACCTGATCGGCAATGATCGGCGGCACATCGGGTTCCTTTGCTTCATTAAGAGAGGATTCAGAGAAATGTGTGTATGCCGTCGTATTCTCCACCTCATTGAAGTAAAGCTGCGGCGTGCCGCGAAATTCCTGCTGGAATAATTCCGTCGTAATAAACTGCTCCTCGCTCGGCTGCTCGATCGCCCTCCCCGTCACGGTAGAAACTAAACGACGATCGCCCCTCAGCTTTGTAATCTGCCGATTTGGATTCTGCGGATCAACCTGAACTGAGAGAACCGCGCGATCGCCCAGATACGCCTTCGCCAGACTGAACCCATTAAAGGCGCGATCGGATACAATCTCCGCCTGACGAGCCACCACAGGCAGAAACGCCGATAATCCCTTTGGCTGCGCCGCAACAAACCGCACCGTAAACGCCACAGGCTGACCGAGAAACTGCCGATTCCCCTCAAACCCAGGCGTCACCAGATCGGGAGCCAGCGGAGCCGCCAGATCCACCAGCGTCGTCGTCACCGTCCATTCGCCCGCAAACCATTCGGGATACGCCAAGTCGCCCCGTGCCACTTCAACGGTCGGCTTCCCCTGCCAGTCGGGAAACTGCGCCAGACGGTCATCCAGGGTATCCGCGAACACCGTGCCGCTACAGAGCAACCACAGCAGCACCAGCAGACCCAGCCAGATCAGTCGTCCTCTCCACTGCTTCAGCATCATCCAGCTTTCCTATGCCCAAATTGGCTACAAACTTTCGACAGGTTCAGGCTGCCACACTTCTCCATACTGATTTCGCAACGCTTCCCAAGCTTCTACCTGTCCCGGCGCATATTCCCCCGGCTTGCCCCACTGCAAAAACAGACTCAGCATATTGTCGCCCTGCTCATCCACCAACCGAATCGCGTAGGTCGTAAAGTTGCCCCGCTTCGCTTCCCCGGTTTCAAACTTCACCTGCTGAATCAGATCCATATTCAGGTGAAACTCAAACAAATCTTGGTGCATATTGGCGTACTTGCCCTTGGGCAACTCAGCATAAAACAGCTTCTCGATCGTCCCCCGCACCTCCAGCACCGCCGCCCGGCTCGTCACAATCATCCGCAGCAGCCCCAGCGACTCACAAGCCTCCAAAAATTCCTTCAGCGTCCCAGCCATCTCAATCCCCCCTCGTTCGTATCTAAATAGATTCGCATCGCAAGCGATCGTCTCTCTGCACTTTAAACCAAACCGCCCTCAAACCGAAGCAGCCCCCAACCAAAGCAGAGTCGATCGCTGATTCTGGGGGTGGAGGCAGAGCCTCCCATAAATTAAATATTCCAACGCAGAGCATTGGAACGAGGTGACTTCCCTGATCCCTGCTCCCCTGATCCCTGCCCCTGCTCCACCCATCCACCCCTGTTTCCCTCCCCCCCAACTCCGGGCATCCTAAAACAGGTGCATCGATCGTCCCCACTGGGGGAACCGTTTCGCATAGAGGAATCGGGGGTTTGAATTTGGCGGAATTACAGCCTGCCTGGCTGTAGAGAGGAGTTAGAAACTCCCCTTAAGGATTCACGTCAATCCCTCAAATAAGCTTGCGTCTGGGAGAACAGGAGATGCCCAAGATTCTCTTAATCGAAGATAATGAAATGAACCGCGATATGCTGTCCCGGCGGCTGATCCGCAAAGGGCTTCAGGTCGTCATTGCCACGGATGGCGAACAGGGTATTGCGCTCGCGCTTGCGGAGTCTCCCGATCTAATCTTGATGGACATGAGTTTGCCGATTCTCGATGGCTGGTCTGCTACTCGCATAATTAAGGCAACCCCTGCCACCCAAAACATTCCGATTATTGCCCTGACTGCCCATGCGATGACGGGCGATCGCGATAAATGTCTGGAAGCGGGCTGCGACGACTATGACACAAAGCCGATCGAATTTAACCGACTGTTAGATAAGATTCAAGCACTGCTGGTCAAAGAGGCAGCACCATGACAGACCAGGGGCGAGTACTGGTAGTAGACGACAACGAAATGAACCGAGATTTGCTGTCTCGGCGGCTTCAGCGTCAGGGGCACATCATTGTGATGGCAGAAAACGGGCAGGAAGCTCTGGAAAAGCTGCGATCGCAACCCTTTGATCTGGTGTTGCTGGATGTCATGATGCCCGTGATGAACGGCTATCAACTTCTGGAAACCCTGAAGGCAGATCCCGACCTGCGCCACATTCCGGTGATTATGATTTCGGCGCTGGATGACCTGGATAGCGTTGTACGATGCATTGAATTAGGGGCAGAAGATTATCTGTTCAAGCCCTTTAATCCCACGCTGCTCAAAGCCCGAATTGGAGTTAGTCTCGAAAAAAAGCGGCTGCGCGATCAGGAACAGGCGTATCTTCAGCGGATTCAGAACGAGCAGGAAAAATCGGAGCGGCTGCTGCTCAACGTGCTGCCTAAACCGATCGCCGATCGCCTGAAGCAGGGACAAAATACAATTGCCGACAACTTCAGCGAAGTCACCGTTCTGTTTGGAGATATTGTCAATTTCACCCAGCTCTCGGTGTCCATGTCTCCGGCGGATCTGGTCGAGCTGCTAAACCAGATTTTCTCCACCTTTGATCAGCTTGTAGCGCAGCATGAACTGGAGAAAATTAAAACGATCGGGGATGCCTATCTTGCAGTTGGGGGTCTGCCGCTGCCTCGTCCCAATCACGCAGAAGCCGTGGCAAACCTGGCGCTGGCAATGCAGGAGGCAATTGGTCAATTCTCTGTTCCCACTGCCTCTGGCGAAGAAAAACCCCTGGCAATGCGAATTGGTATCCATACGGGTGCGGTAGGGGCAGGCGTAATTGGCACCACAAAATTTGCCTACGATCTCTGGGGCGATACGGTCAACACCGCCAGCCGCATGGAATCTCAAGGGTTGCCCGGAAAGATTCAGGTAACAGAAGTAACGTACCGTCTGCTGAAAGACAAGTATTGCTTCGAGGAAAGAGGCATCGTCGATATTAAGGGCAAAGGCGAAATGCGGACTTACTTTCTCTGTCCCTAATCGCTACGGCTCTACTGCCGACTCTGCCGCAGAAGATTCGTCCTCCTCCTCACCACCGCCGCGCAGCAGTTTCACTGCCATAACCGCAAACCCGATCGCCGCAACCCCTTTTACCCAACGCACAGGCAGAATTTGTGATAAACCGCCGCCCAGCAGGACGCCCAGCAAACTTGCCAATACCAGAGCCGCCGCCGTTCCTAAGAAAACCGCCTTTACCGATCGCCCCCGCCCGCTGAGGGCAATTGCCGCAAGCTGACTTTTATCGCCCAGCTCGGACAGAAATACGGTGATGAAGCTCAATCCCAGCAAATGCCATTCCATAGCGCCTGACCTGAGTGCTTTACCTGCGATCGCCTAGCTGCGAAGAATCCAAAGAATTAATCCGAAGAATTAATCTGTCCTAGCCCTGAATTACGTCCCACACTAGCAGCGCCGAGACAAACAGCAGCAGCACGCCAACCGATCGCTCCAGCATTTGGGGCGAAACCCGCTTCGACAGCCAGCAGCCCAACCAGCAGCCGATCGCACTTGTCGCAATCAAAGCCGCCGCTGCCCCCGCAAACACAATCCAGGGAGAGTGGGATTCTGCCGCCATCAGCAGCGTTGTTAACTGAGTTTTGTCGCCCAGCTCTGCCAGGAAAATAGTAAAAAAGGTGGAGGCGAATACTTGAAGACCTTGCTTCCAGGCGGGCGCTCCGTCAGAAATTTCATCGGTTAAAATTTCGGCATGGGTCGGCAGCAGCGAAGCCGATTCGAGCGAAACCATTTCCGCAGAAACCTCTAGGGAAGATTCTAGGAGGGTTAGCGTCTCTTCAGTAGTCGAGGAAGGGGCAGAGAGAGATTGCACGGGCAAAATACCTCGATCGGGTCATTTCATATTCTTTTCATTTTGTCTGACCCTGAGAAGAAAGGCAATCCCCCCAGCCAGAATTTCTCAACCAGAATTTCTCAGCCAGAATTTCCCAGCCAAAAATCTTAGCCTCACTTCCGGAAGCATCTCTAGAAATCATTGAAACCAGTGAAATCATTGCTGAAATGATTCCTGCCCAATCTCCCGCTCAAACCGCAGCAGTTCCAAACTTCGATCGCCATAAACTGCCTCAATCTGCTGCACACAGCAGTCGATCGCAAAATCGTTTAATTCCTCTGGTTCCACATCGTACAGATCCTTAAACACATCCGGCTGAACGCGGCAGAAGCGAGGGCGATCCTCATAAATCCGACACTCCCGCAAAGCATGGTCAAAGTGAACACACCAGCCATCCTCACCCACCATGCTCAGGTAAAGGGTAAACTCCTCCGGCGAAAGATAGGTATCCAAATCGGGTCGATCGTCTGGATCAAGCTGGCAGCACGCACCGCACTGCTTTACACATCGCCA from Leptolyngbya ohadii IS1 includes the following:
- a CDS encoding DUF6816 family protein; the encoded protein is MMLKQWRGRLIWLGLLVLLWLLCSGTVFADTLDDRLAQFPDWQGKPTVEVARGDLAYPEWFAGEWTVTTTLVDLAAPLAPDLVTPGFEGNRQFLGQPVAFTVRFVAAQPKGLSAFLPVVARQAEIVSDRAFNGFSLAKAYLGDRAVLSVQVDPQNPNRQITKLRGDRRLVSTVTGRAIEQPSEEQFITTELFQQEFRGTPQLYFNEVENTTAYTHFSESSLNEAKEPDVPPIIADQVTAVYLSPQDPDYFKTLPADNPLGASRPVALYRYRMEFRRPIISQEPVAQAPLPSSTDSADSNETF
- a CDS encoding ChuX/HutX family heme-like substrate-binding protein, which translates into the protein MAGTLKEFLEACESLGLLRMIVTSRAAVLEVRGTIEKLFYAELPKGKYANMHQDLFEFHLNMDLIQQVKFETGEAKRGNFTTYAIRLVDEQGDNMLSLFLQWGKPGEYAPGQVEAWEALRNQYGEVWQPEPVESL
- a CDS encoding response regulator; amino-acid sequence: MPKILLIEDNEMNRDMLSRRLIRKGLQVVIATDGEQGIALALAESPDLILMDMSLPILDGWSATRIIKATPATQNIPIIALTAHAMTGDRDKCLEAGCDDYDTKPIEFNRLLDKIQALLVKEAAP
- a CDS encoding adenylate/guanylate cyclase domain-containing protein → MTDQGRVLVVDDNEMNRDLLSRRLQRQGHIIVMAENGQEALEKLRSQPFDLVLLDVMMPVMNGYQLLETLKADPDLRHIPVIMISALDDLDSVVRCIELGAEDYLFKPFNPTLLKARIGVSLEKKRLRDQEQAYLQRIQNEQEKSERLLLNVLPKPIADRLKQGQNTIADNFSEVTVLFGDIVNFTQLSVSMSPADLVELLNQIFSTFDQLVAQHELEKIKTIGDAYLAVGGLPLPRPNHAEAVANLALAMQEAIGQFSVPTASGEEKPLAMRIGIHTGAVGAGVIGTTKFAYDLWGDTVNTASRMESQGLPGKIQVTEVTYRLLKDKYCFEERGIVDIKGKGEMRTYFLCP
- a CDS encoding TMEM165/GDT1 family protein translates to MEWHLLGLSFITVFLSELGDKSQLAAIALSGRGRSVKAVFLGTAAALVLASLLGVLLGGGLSQILPVRWVKGVAAIGFAVMAVKLLRGGGEEEDESSAAESAVEP
- a CDS encoding TMEM165/GDT1 family protein, with amino-acid sequence MQSLSAPSSTTEETLTLLESSLEVSAEMVSLESASLLPTHAEILTDEISDGAPAWKQGLQVFASTFFTIFLAELGDKTQLTTLLMAAESHSPWIVFAGAAAALIATSAIGCWLGCWLSKRVSPQMLERSVGVLLLFVSALLVWDVIQG
- a CDS encoding YkgJ family cysteine cluster protein translates to MAIWRCVKQCGACCQLDPDDRPDLDTYLSPEEFTLYLSMVGEDGWCVHFDHALRECRIYEDRPRFCRVQPDVFKDLYDVEPEELNDFAIDCCVQQIEAVYGDRSLELLRFEREIGQESFQQ